One segment of Streptomyces sp. TG1A-8 DNA contains the following:
- a CDS encoding BTAD domain-containing putative transcriptional regulator, producing MARRSTSGSTGSPTGARDRTPQPVRLRRRTFGDFVKAFLALVALLVLVVGVPAALATQVGWPLPRSGSLRDWLMRDITVETFLHVLTVVVWFAWAQFTACVLVEAKAALSGVGLPGRVPGAGPSQLLARQLVAALLLVGATAASLTPGLSQLGHNAQPNGSRKGTVAAAQQTPGPLAQRQGPAGSAADAVARQADRLAAQADRGTGTARDGGTKFYRIQPPEGRHHDSLWEIAQRHLGDGRRYREIYQLNKDRVQPDGSRLSEASLVRPGWIMEMPGDARGGELVEMPGTPLSPDVRQQVRDYARTGAHAQDQGHGERAGDGTGHVSPSARESAADGHGPHAGPADGHALGLPEALVGAPLLAAGLLAALGRRRRQALWQSALGAVAGRHGVEPPTPAGDAQDVQDALLVGADPEAVRLLDRSLRALAAALAAESRPLPVVYAAWLSHGDLHLQLAQPAGKPPAPWRPGQDQTFWVLARADAERSADVDTAAPYPGLVSLGTMDGSRLLLNLEAVPGIVSLSGREADRAAVFASVAAELATNGWSDRMTITLVGFGEDLTALAPNRLRHLDGIEALIETMRAETRQRRGALGAAGHDSVLTGRTGPARHTRWAPHLVLLAAEPSARAAAELAELAADAGRLGIGYLVGTDGGDLPGAAWELRITPEGKLLAPLLGLELDAQLLPAVQQRAVVELFAGTDPDHDPDGPATTPPFLVDISEQGRPAVYARLVGPYEIIGLDTPDGERSALLHEALALLLLHREGVHPRVLASALWPRGVTEDVRDALVERLRAWLGTDPDGTPRLRADGNGRLVLARSVVSDLDVLRSLYHEATQGKGVDSRAVRGRLLTDALVLVRGPLLADRPEGRYGWLTHEIVDARLPLLVADTGLALSAFHLEKDRAEKAIEALEAALRTAPADERLWNELLRATNATGDPDRLRARAADLLARSGARGLPPRTEALLDELLPSWREGAAAG from the coding sequence ATGGCGCGACGCAGCACTTCAGGCTCGACGGGAAGCCCGACGGGCGCGCGGGACCGGACACCCCAGCCGGTGCGCCTGCGACGGCGGACGTTCGGGGACTTCGTCAAGGCGTTCCTCGCGCTCGTCGCCCTGCTCGTCCTGGTCGTCGGCGTGCCCGCCGCGCTGGCCACCCAGGTCGGCTGGCCGCTGCCGCGCAGCGGGTCGCTGCGGGACTGGCTGATGCGGGACATCACGGTCGAGACCTTCCTGCACGTCCTGACCGTCGTCGTCTGGTTCGCCTGGGCCCAGTTCACCGCCTGCGTCCTGGTGGAGGCCAAGGCCGCCCTCTCCGGCGTGGGCCTGCCCGGCCGCGTACCCGGCGCCGGGCCCAGCCAGTTGCTCGCGCGCCAGCTGGTGGCCGCGCTGCTGCTGGTCGGCGCCACCGCCGCGAGCCTCACCCCGGGTCTGTCGCAGCTCGGCCACAACGCGCAGCCGAACGGCAGCCGGAAGGGGACCGTCGCCGCGGCCCAGCAGACCCCCGGCCCGCTCGCCCAGCGGCAGGGGCCGGCCGGGAGCGCCGCGGACGCCGTCGCCCGGCAGGCCGACCGCCTGGCCGCGCAGGCCGACCGGGGCACCGGCACCGCCCGGGACGGCGGCACCAAGTTCTACCGGATCCAGCCGCCCGAGGGCCGCCACCACGACTCCCTGTGGGAGATAGCCCAGCGCCACCTCGGCGACGGCCGCCGCTACAGGGAGATCTACCAGCTGAACAAGGACCGGGTGCAGCCCGACGGTTCACGGCTGTCCGAGGCGAGCCTCGTCCGGCCCGGCTGGATCATGGAGATGCCCGGCGACGCCCGCGGCGGCGAACTCGTCGAGATGCCCGGCACGCCCCTCTCCCCGGACGTGCGGCAGCAGGTCCGGGACTACGCCCGCACCGGCGCGCACGCCCAGGACCAGGGACACGGTGAACGGGCCGGGGACGGCACGGGGCACGTGTCCCCGTCCGCCCGGGAATCCGCCGCCGACGGCCACGGACCGCACGCCGGGCCCGCGGACGGGCACGCCCTCGGCCTGCCCGAAGCCCTCGTCGGCGCCCCGCTCCTCGCCGCCGGCCTCCTCGCCGCCCTCGGCCGGCGGCGCCGGCAGGCCCTGTGGCAGTCCGCGCTCGGCGCCGTCGCCGGCCGCCACGGCGTGGAGCCGCCCACCCCGGCCGGTGACGCCCAGGACGTCCAGGACGCGCTGCTCGTCGGCGCCGACCCCGAGGCCGTACGCCTCCTCGACCGCTCCCTGCGCGCGCTGGCCGCGGCCCTCGCCGCCGAGTCCCGCCCGCTGCCCGTCGTCTACGCCGCCTGGCTCAGCCACGGCGACCTGCACCTCCAGCTCGCCCAGCCGGCCGGGAAGCCGCCCGCGCCCTGGCGGCCCGGCCAGGACCAGACGTTCTGGGTGCTCGCCCGCGCCGACGCGGAGCGCTCCGCCGACGTCGACACCGCCGCCCCCTACCCCGGCCTGGTCAGCCTCGGCACCATGGACGGCTCCCGGCTGCTGCTCAACCTGGAGGCGGTGCCCGGCATCGTCTCCCTGAGCGGACGCGAGGCCGACCGGGCCGCGGTGTTCGCCTCGGTCGCCGCCGAACTCGCCACCAACGGCTGGTCCGACCGCATGACGATCACGCTCGTCGGCTTCGGCGAGGACCTCACCGCGCTCGCGCCCAACCGGCTGCGCCACCTCGACGGCATCGAGGCCCTGATCGAGACCATGCGGGCCGAGACCCGCCAGCGGCGCGGCGCCCTGGGCGCCGCCGGACACGACTCCGTGCTCACCGGCCGCACCGGCCCGGCCCGGCACACCCGCTGGGCGCCCCACCTCGTCCTGCTCGCCGCCGAACCCTCCGCCCGGGCCGCCGCCGAACTCGCCGAACTCGCCGCCGACGCCGGCCGCCTGGGCATCGGCTACCTCGTCGGCACCGACGGCGGCGACCTGCCCGGCGCCGCCTGGGAACTGCGGATCACCCCCGAGGGCAAGCTGCTCGCCCCGCTCCTCGGACTGGAACTGGACGCCCAGCTGCTGCCGGCCGTCCAGCAGCGGGCCGTGGTCGAGCTGTTCGCGGGGACCGACCCCGACCACGACCCGGACGGCCCGGCCACCACGCCGCCGTTCCTCGTCGACATCAGCGAACAGGGCCGGCCCGCGGTGTACGCGCGCCTGGTCGGACCGTACGAGATCATCGGCCTCGACACCCCGGACGGCGAGCGCAGCGCCCTGCTCCACGAAGCGCTCGCCCTGCTGCTCCTGCACCGCGAGGGCGTCCACCCGCGCGTGCTGGCCTCCGCGCTGTGGCCGCGCGGCGTCACGGAGGACGTCCGGGACGCGCTCGTCGAACGGCTGCGCGCCTGGCTGGGCACCGACCCCGACGGCACCCCGCGCCTGCGTGCCGACGGCAACGGCCGGCTCGTCCTCGCCCGGTCCGTCGTCTCCGACCTGGACGTCCTGCGCTCCCTCTACCACGAGGCGACCCAGGGCAAGGGCGTCGACAGCCGGGCGGTGCGCGGCCGGCTGCTCACCGACGCGCTGGTGCTGGTCCGCGGGCCGCTGCTCGCCGACCGGCCCGAGGGCCGCTACGGCTGGCTCACCCACGAGATCGTCGACGCCCGGCTCCCGCTGCTGGTCGCGGACACCGGGCTCGCGCTGTCCGCGTTCCACCTGGAGAAGGACCGCGCGGAGAAGGCCATCGAGGCGCTCGAAGCGGCGCTGAGGACCGCCCCGGCGGACGAACGCCTGTGGAACGAGCTGCTGCGCGCCACCAACGCCACCGGCGACCCCGACCGCCTGCGCGCCCGCGCCGCCGACCTGCTCGCCCGCAGCGGCGCCCGCGGTCTGCCCCCGCGCACCGAGGCCCTGCTGGACGAGCTGCTGCCGAGCTGGCGCGAGGGTGCGGCGGCCGGATGA
- a CDS encoding pilus assembly protein TadG-related protein, which yields MSNWWAVRRRRLDDRGSGAGAVIVFALVFLSLSAFVIDGGLSISKRERAADMAEQAARYAAQDIDKEALYDDEGGPAPINYQDCDARVKAFAREMRLSVADVAATHCVAADAQRVEVEVQLTYEPVFSGMFYGGDVTVHGRAAARNEVG from the coding sequence GTGAGCAACTGGTGGGCCGTGCGCCGTAGGCGGCTGGACGACCGCGGCTCGGGCGCCGGCGCGGTCATCGTCTTCGCCCTGGTGTTCCTGTCCCTGTCGGCCTTCGTCATCGACGGCGGCCTGTCCATCTCCAAGCGGGAGCGCGCCGCCGACATGGCCGAACAGGCGGCCCGGTACGCCGCCCAGGACATCGACAAGGAGGCCCTCTACGACGACGAGGGCGGCCCCGCACCGATCAACTACCAGGACTGCGACGCCCGGGTGAAGGCCTTCGCCCGCGAGATGCGCCTGTCCGTCGCCGACGTCGCGGCGACCCACTGCGTGGCCGCCGACGCGCAACGGGTCGAGGTCGAGGTGCAGTTGACGTACGAGCCGGTGTTCAGCGGGATGTTCTACGGCGGTGACGTGACCGTGCACGGGCGCGCGGCGGCACGCAACGAGGTGGGCTGA
- a CDS encoding TadE/TadG family type IV pilus assembly protein gives MLPSLRRLPPAEDPGPGPDRGLSTVEVVILAPVMILFVLVLVAFGQLVDGRGALDGAARDAARAGSIQKDHATAMAEARRAAEADLSDVCSGPVSVVQTSAGFAPDTLFTVEVSCRVRGLAMLGLDVPTRLSASFSSPLDPYRRSA, from the coding sequence ATGCTCCCCTCACTGCGCCGGCTCCCCCCGGCCGAGGACCCGGGCCCGGGCCCGGACCGGGGCCTGTCCACGGTCGAGGTCGTCATCCTCGCTCCGGTGATGATCCTGTTCGTCCTGGTCCTGGTCGCCTTCGGCCAGCTGGTCGACGGACGCGGCGCGCTCGACGGCGCGGCGCGGGACGCGGCCCGCGCGGGCTCGATCCAGAAGGACCACGCGACGGCCATGGCGGAGGCCCGCAGGGCCGCGGAGGCCGACCTGTCCGACGTCTGCTCCGGCCCGGTGTCCGTCGTCCAGACCAGTGCGGGCTTCGCGCCCGACACCCTCTTCACGGTCGAGGTGAGCTGCCGGGTGCGCGGTCTGGCCATGCTGGGCCTGGACGTGCCCACGCGCCTGTCCGCCAGCTTCTCCTCCCCGCTGGATCCGTACCGGAGGTCGGCGTGA
- a CDS encoding TadE family protein: MTAIEFVLLTPVLFFMIFATVQFALYFFADHVAQAAAQAGARKARATADEQPGAWRGEARDVADSYIRQLGPRLVLSPDVRLVQPERHTVGVVITARVPTVFPGLDLTVHARSSGPVERFVREGED; the protein is encoded by the coding sequence ATGACCGCGATCGAGTTCGTGCTGCTCACGCCCGTCCTCTTTTTCATGATCTTCGCGACCGTGCAGTTCGCGCTGTACTTCTTCGCCGACCACGTGGCCCAGGCGGCGGCCCAGGCGGGCGCCCGCAAGGCCCGTGCCACGGCCGACGAGCAGCCCGGCGCCTGGCGCGGCGAGGCACGGGACGTGGCCGACTCCTACATCCGTCAGCTCGGACCGCGGCTCGTGCTGTCCCCCGACGTGCGCCTGGTCCAGCCGGAGCGGCACACGGTGGGCGTGGTCATCACGGCGCGCGTGCCGACGGTCTTCCCCGGTCTGGACCTCACCGTGCACGCCCGGTCGTCGGGCCCGGTGGAGCGGTTCGTGCGGGAGGGGGAGGACTAG
- a CDS encoding type II secretion system F family protein has translation MSLTLPVVVGVVFGLGVYALVRALMPTRRGPVAQVARIDAMRARGTAHESARRTEADTGRLGTLRARVGAHVSEFYLHQGWEQRSLRADLAVLDRSWENFLATKALLGAAGLFFGPLLFAVVWTLGFGSSPVIPVWLALMCAGLFFFLPDLEVRRDAADKRRDLRRVIGAYLDLVSMSLAGGRGLPEALMAAAEISDGWANQRIRNALADARITGVSQWQALGALGEELGVEELKDLSASLALVADDGAKVRESLASRAETMRHRELAEIEGSAGEKSQSMLVAQLLLCAGFLVFLIFPAAMRVFQV, from the coding sequence ATGAGCCTCACCCTGCCGGTCGTCGTCGGCGTGGTCTTCGGCCTCGGCGTCTACGCCCTCGTGCGGGCCCTGATGCCGACCCGGCGCGGCCCGGTCGCCCAGGTCGCCCGGATCGACGCCATGCGGGCCCGGGGCACGGCCCACGAGTCCGCCCGCCGGACCGAGGCGGACACCGGCCGCCTGGGGACCCTGCGGGCCCGGGTCGGCGCCCACGTCTCGGAGTTCTACCTCCACCAGGGCTGGGAGCAGCGTTCGCTGCGCGCCGACCTCGCCGTGCTGGACCGGAGCTGGGAGAACTTCCTCGCGACCAAGGCGCTGCTGGGCGCGGCCGGCCTGTTCTTCGGGCCGCTGCTGTTCGCGGTGGTGTGGACGCTGGGCTTCGGCTCCAGCCCGGTCATCCCGGTCTGGCTGGCCCTGATGTGCGCGGGCCTGTTCTTCTTCCTGCCCGACCTGGAGGTGCGGCGGGACGCCGCCGACAAGCGCCGGGACCTGCGCCGGGTCATCGGGGCGTACCTGGACCTGGTGTCGATGAGCCTGGCCGGCGGCCGGGGTCTGCCCGAGGCGCTGATGGCGGCGGCCGAGATCTCCGACGGCTGGGCCAACCAGCGCATCCGCAACGCCCTCGCCGACGCCCGGATCACCGGTGTCAGCCAGTGGCAGGCGCTGGGCGCGCTGGGCGAGGAACTGGGCGTGGAGGAGCTGAAGGACCTGTCCGCGTCGCTGGCGCTGGTCGCGGACGACGGCGCCAAGGTGCGCGAGTCGCTCGCCTCCCGCGCCGAGACCATGCGGCACCGCGAACTCGCCGAGATCGAGGGCAGCGCGGGCGAGAAGTCCCAGTCGATGCTCGTGGCCCAGTTGCTGCTGTGCGCCGGGTTCCTGGTGTTCCTGATCTTCCCGGCGGCGATGCGGGTGTTCCAGGTGTAG
- a CDS encoding type II secretion system F family protein, which produces MSLGTLGGLFSLTVLYALGSGVAAGGGLALLLVALRGLPAKPAHEKQKANERAAELLRFAGQRGSLAAIAGLAVLLLTRWVVAGVAAGVLVFFWDRLFGGAAEERAAMRRVEALASWTESLRDTIAGAVGLEQAIPASARAAAPVLRPHLDALVDRLRARTPLPDALQVLADEIDDASADIIVAALILNARLRGPGLRQVLGALAKSAREEVDMRQRVMAQRASTRRSVQIVVAVSIAFVLGLAVFNRDFVSPYGTAVGQLVLGLVCALFGLGFWWLRKLSTIETPERFLVRDRSAVRFVRPRTPVTPAPQEEGVHR; this is translated from the coding sequence ATGAGCCTCGGCACGCTCGGAGGGCTGTTCTCCCTCACCGTCCTGTACGCCCTCGGCAGCGGTGTCGCCGCCGGCGGCGGGCTCGCGCTGCTCCTGGTCGCCCTGCGCGGCCTGCCCGCCAAGCCCGCGCACGAGAAGCAGAAGGCCAACGAACGGGCCGCCGAACTCCTCCGGTTCGCCGGACAGCGCGGCTCCCTGGCGGCGATCGCCGGGCTCGCGGTGCTGCTGCTGACCCGCTGGGTGGTGGCCGGGGTCGCGGCCGGCGTCCTCGTCTTCTTCTGGGACCGGCTCTTCGGCGGCGCCGCCGAGGAACGCGCCGCCATGCGCCGCGTGGAGGCCCTCGCCTCCTGGACCGAGTCGCTGCGCGACACCATCGCCGGCGCCGTCGGACTGGAGCAGGCCATCCCGGCCTCCGCGCGTGCCGCCGCCCCCGTCCTGCGGCCCCACCTCGACGCACTGGTGGACCGGCTGCGCGCCCGCACACCGTTGCCGGACGCCCTCCAGGTCCTCGCCGACGAGATCGACGACGCCTCCGCCGACATCATCGTCGCGGCCCTGATCCTCAACGCCCGCCTGCGCGGCCCGGGTCTGCGCCAGGTGCTCGGCGCGCTCGCCAAGTCCGCCCGCGAGGAGGTCGACATGCGCCAGCGCGTGATGGCCCAGCGCGCCTCCACCCGCCGCTCGGTGCAGATCGTCGTCGCCGTGTCGATCGCGTTCGTCCTCGGGCTCGCCGTCTTCAACCGGGACTTCGTCTCGCCGTACGGCACCGCCGTCGGCCAGCTCGTCCTCGGCCTCGTCTGCGCCCTGTTCGGCCTCGGCTTCTGGTGGCTGCGCAAGCTGTCGACGATCGAGACGCCCGAACGCTTCCTGGTCCGCGACCGGTCGGCCGTCCGGTTCGTCCGTCCCCGTACGCCGGTGACCCCGGCACCGCAGGAGGAAGGGGTGCACCGATGA
- a CDS encoding CpaF family protein: MTAVDHQLVKRFRQDAGDRIAEQRRLDQVNGVAPMSTEDERQYARAVIAQILEEYARAEINAGRTPLDAETEEQYAAAVHAALFGVGRLQPLLDDPEVENIDINGCDQVFVGYSDGREVRGEPVAESDEELIELIQVLGAYSGLSSRPFDSANPQLDLRLPDGSRLSAVMDVARRPALSIRRARMGKVFISDLVGNGTLTPELGHFLACAVRARKNVMIAGATNAGKTTLLRALANEIPPHERLITVERALELGLDTFPDLHPNVVAFEERLPNSEGQGAISMAELVRRSLRMNPSRVIVGEVLGDEIVTMLNAMSQGNDGSLSTIHANSSSEVFNRISTYALQASERLPIEASQMLIAGAVNFVVFIQRRNDYQTGGRLQRTVTSVREVNGVDGRVLSSEVFTEAPDGRVVPHAPIACLEDLMAHGYRPHGTWG, encoded by the coding sequence ATGACCGCTGTCGACCACCAGTTGGTCAAGCGGTTCCGGCAGGACGCCGGTGACCGCATCGCCGAGCAGCGCCGGCTGGACCAGGTCAACGGCGTCGCCCCTATGTCCACCGAGGACGAGCGGCAGTACGCCCGCGCGGTCATCGCGCAGATCCTGGAGGAGTACGCCCGCGCCGAGATCAACGCGGGCCGCACACCGCTGGACGCCGAGACCGAGGAGCAGTACGCCGCCGCCGTGCACGCCGCGCTGTTCGGCGTCGGCAGGCTCCAGCCGCTGCTGGACGACCCCGAGGTCGAGAACATCGACATCAACGGCTGCGACCAGGTCTTCGTCGGCTACTCCGACGGGCGTGAGGTGCGGGGCGAGCCCGTCGCCGAGTCCGACGAGGAGCTGATCGAGCTGATCCAGGTGCTCGGCGCCTACTCGGGCCTGTCCTCGCGGCCCTTCGACTCCGCCAACCCGCAGCTCGACCTGCGGCTGCCCGACGGCTCCCGCCTCTCCGCCGTCATGGACGTGGCCCGCCGGCCCGCGCTGTCCATCCGGCGGGCCCGCATGGGCAAGGTGTTCATCTCCGACCTCGTCGGCAACGGCACCCTCACCCCGGAACTCGGCCACTTCCTGGCCTGCGCGGTCCGCGCCCGCAAGAACGTGATGATCGCCGGCGCCACCAACGCCGGCAAGACGACGCTGCTGCGGGCGCTGGCCAACGAGATCCCGCCGCACGAGCGGCTCATCACCGTCGAACGCGCCCTGGAGCTGGGGCTCGACACCTTCCCGGACCTGCACCCCAACGTCGTGGCGTTCGAGGAGCGGTTGCCCAACTCCGAGGGACAGGGCGCCATTTCGATGGCCGAGCTGGTACGCCGGTCACTGCGCATGAACCCCTCCCGCGTCATCGTCGGCGAGGTCCTCGGCGACGAGATCGTCACCATGCTCAACGCGATGTCGCAGGGCAACGACGGCTCGCTGTCCACGATCCACGCCAACAGCTCCAGCGAGGTCTTCAACCGCATCTCCACCTACGCGCTGCAGGCGTCCGAGCGGCTGCCCATCGAGGCCAGCCAGATGCTGATCGCGGGCGCGGTGAACTTCGTCGTCTTCATCCAGCGGCGCAACGACTACCAGACCGGCGGCCGGCTGCAACGCACGGTCACCTCCGTCCGCGAGGTCAACGGCGTCGACGGCCGCGTGCTGTCCAGCGAGGTCTTCACCGAGGCCCCCGACGGACGCGTCGTGCCACACGCCCCCATAGCCTGCCTGGAGGACCTGATGGCCCACGGCTACCGGCCCCACGGGACGTGGGGGTGA
- a CDS encoding enoyl-CoA hydratase/isomerase family protein: MADTRELARKLGGLAGELGTAVRELERIECGAWKGKTAVAFVEYVGKDVTPLLRKSHDSFEKASRALHRWAKELQAFQDETDRLDKAAGQKLDAESQARAEAGGKGSQELGKASGAVDKVISDVHDLEERFHKAAREISKELDKAGDIAPDEPGFWDKLGKGIENAWDATGDWLKDHADLIKLVGDLLSDVSGILGMLAILTLPFEPLGAIFGAAALLTSGLALLSHSIAKAAGGDVSWMQMGFDALGLLPGLGAFGKGVKVVDEGVAAARAAGEFGKGFQGAKLASGARNLFATGDLAGKVDGGLALLGKRVVLGGKYGDIGIITHESGAMNRLAGLAEAGYHQGQMIGSKGLKIVSGGKIDVHPLSMKGIALDATLKVLPKTFSIPQHIGEALHPGDSFHDAATSH, encoded by the coding sequence GTGGCGGACACCAGGGAGCTGGCCAGGAAACTGGGTGGACTGGCGGGTGAACTGGGCACTGCGGTGAGGGAGCTGGAACGCATCGAATGCGGTGCGTGGAAGGGGAAGACCGCCGTCGCCTTCGTCGAGTACGTCGGCAAGGACGTCACCCCCCTCCTCCGCAAGAGCCACGACTCCTTCGAAAAGGCGTCGCGCGCACTGCACCGCTGGGCGAAGGAACTGCAGGCGTTCCAGGACGAGACCGACCGGCTGGACAAGGCCGCCGGTCAGAAGCTCGACGCCGAGTCCCAGGCCCGGGCCGAGGCGGGAGGCAAGGGCAGCCAGGAGCTGGGCAAGGCCTCCGGTGCCGTGGACAAGGTCATCAGTGACGTGCACGACCTCGAGGAGCGGTTCCACAAGGCCGCCCGGGAGATCAGCAAGGAACTGGACAAGGCCGGTGACATCGCACCGGACGAACCCGGGTTCTGGGACAAACTCGGCAAGGGAATCGAAAATGCCTGGGATGCCACCGGCGACTGGCTGAAGGATCACGCCGACCTGATCAAACTGGTGGGTGATCTCCTCAGTGACGTGAGCGGCATCCTCGGCATGCTGGCGATCCTCACTCTTCCCTTCGAGCCTCTGGGAGCGATCTTCGGCGCTGCGGCCCTGCTCACCAGTGGCCTGGCGTTGCTTTCCCACTCCATCGCCAAGGCGGCGGGGGGCGATGTGAGCTGGATGCAGATGGGATTCGATGCTCTCGGCCTCCTGCCGGGCCTCGGCGCGTTCGGCAAGGGCGTCAAAGTGGTGGACGAAGGCGTGGCTGCGGCGCGCGCAGCCGGTGAGTTCGGCAAGGGGTTCCAGGGCGCGAAGCTTGCCAGTGGCGCTCGTAACCTGTTCGCCACCGGTGATCTGGCGGGGAAGGTGGACGGCGGTCTCGCGCTGCTGGGAAAACGCGTCGTCCTGGGCGGAAAGTACGGCGACATCGGCATCATCACCCACGAGAGCGGCGCGATGAACCGCTTGGCCGGACTGGCTGAAGCGGGTTACCACCAAGGCCAAATGATCGGGTCCAAAGGACTCAAGATCGTGAGCGGGGGAAAGATCGATGTCCATCCTCTGAGCATGAAGGGCATCGCGTTGGATGCCACGCTCAAAGTCCTGCCGAAGACCTTCAGCATTCCGCAGCACATCGGAGAAGCGCTCCATCCGGGTGACAGCTTCCACGACGCTGCCACGTCACACTGA
- a CDS encoding transposase, which produces MAAGKSTAAACNGWIVFEDEAGQSLTPPRARTWGRVGQTPVVRVRGRGSGRVSMVGMTCYKVGERSRLIYAVREYRGRKNQPKGFGSRDFRDLLVRARIQLGGPIVLVWDNVRIHLTADLREFFAANTDWLTVFQLPAYAPDLNPQEGVWSLVKHDLGNLAAAALGQITRTVKRKLKMLQYRPQLLDGCLTGTGLALDA; this is translated from the coding sequence GTGGCCGCGGGTAAGAGCACCGCGGCAGCGTGCAACGGCTGGATCGTCTTCGAAGACGAGGCCGGCCAGTCGCTTACGCCGCCGCGTGCCAGGACCTGGGGCCGAGTCGGCCAGACCCCGGTGGTGCGCGTCAGGGGCCGAGGTTCGGGCCGGGTGTCCATGGTGGGCATGACTTGCTACAAGGTGGGTGAGCGGTCGCGGCTGATCTACGCAGTTCGCGAATACCGCGGACGCAAGAACCAGCCCAAGGGCTTCGGCTCGCGGGACTTTCGTGACCTGCTGGTCCGCGCCCGGATCCAGCTGGGTGGTCCGATCGTGCTGGTCTGGGACAACGTCCGCATTCACCTGACCGCAGATCTGCGCGAGTTCTTCGCGGCGAACACCGACTGGCTCACAGTGTTCCAGCTACCTGCCTACGCCCCGGACCTGAACCCGCAGGAAGGCGTGTGGTCCTTGGTCAAGCACGACCTCGGCAACCTCGCCGCCGCCGCCCTGGGGCAGATCACCCGGACCGTGAAACGCAAGCTCAAGATGCTGCAGTATCGGCCCCAGCTGCTCGACGGCTGTCTCACCGGCACCGGCCTGGCACTCGACGCGTGA